One genomic segment of Deinococcus aestuarii includes these proteins:
- a CDS encoding GlcG/HbpS family heme-binding protein → MKRILPAVLALSLPAALAQTAQPAQATPAPQPVQLATTPTVTQSSLSTSAAVRIAQLAVQNCAQDGYNVTATVVDRAGITLAVARAENAGPHTVDASSRKAYTSASARNATSAIAENIRTNPASAELARIDRFLVLAGGAPIRVNNAVVGAVGVGGAPSGTIDEKCATDAVATVLGR, encoded by the coding sequence ATGAAGCGAATCCTGCCCGCCGTGCTCGCCCTGAGCCTGCCCGCCGCCCTCGCCCAGACGGCCCAGCCTGCCCAGGCCACCCCGGCGCCCCAGCCCGTTCAACTCGCCACCACGCCGACCGTGACCCAATCCAGCCTGAGCACGTCCGCCGCCGTCCGGATCGCCCAGCTCGCCGTGCAAAACTGTGCTCAGGACGGCTACAACGTCACGGCGACGGTGGTGGACCGGGCCGGGATCACGCTCGCCGTCGCCCGCGCCGAGAACGCCGGGCCGCACACGGTGGACGCCTCATCCCGCAAGGCGTATACCAGCGCGTCGGCACGCAACGCGACCTCGGCCATCGCGGAGAACATCCGCACCAACCCCGCCTCCGCCGAACTCGCCCGCATCGACCGTTTCCTCGTGCTGGCGGGCGGCGCGCCCATCCGCGTGAACAATGCGGTCGTCGGCGCGGTGGGCGTGGGCGGCGCCCCCAGCGGCACCATCGACGAGAAGTGCGCGACCGATGCCGTCGCCACCGTCCTGGGCCGGTGA
- a CDS encoding ankyrin repeat domain-containing protein yields the protein MKFLLLAALLALPAGRVGGAASSSQVSRVTLNAELIEAAGRGDAGAVRALLARGASPGARRADGRTALTAAALGDHVAVARLLVDAGADPDPQDQARNNALLVTGETGSVAMLREVLRAGPDLTRTNRFGGTALIPAADRGHVEYVRELLKTGVNVDHVNNLGWTALLEAVLLGDGGPRHTEIVRLLLAAGATSDLADRDGVTALEHARRRGYGGMVALLAAAH from the coding sequence GTGAAGTTCCTCCTGCTGGCCGCCCTGCTCGCCCTCCCCGCGGGAAGGGTGGGTGGGGCGGCCTCTTCCTCCCAGGTGAGCCGAGTGACCCTGAACGCCGAGCTGATCGAGGCCGCCGGTCGTGGGGACGCGGGGGCGGTCCGCGCCCTGCTGGCCCGCGGCGCGTCCCCGGGTGCCCGCCGGGCCGATGGCCGCACCGCCCTGACCGCCGCCGCGCTGGGCGATCACGTGGCGGTGGCCCGCCTCCTCGTGGACGCCGGGGCCGACCCTGACCCCCAGGATCAGGCACGGAACAACGCGCTGCTCGTGACGGGTGAGACGGGCAGCGTGGCGATGCTGCGCGAGGTGCTGCGGGCGGGGCCGGACCTCACGCGCACGAACCGCTTCGGCGGCACCGCCCTCATTCCGGCGGCGGACCGCGGCCACGTCGAGTACGTGCGCGAGCTTCTCAAGACGGGGGTCAACGTCGACCACGTGAACAACCTGGGCTGGACCGCCCTGCTGGAGGCGGTGCTCCTCGGGGACGGGGGCCCGCGTCACACCGAGATCGTCCGGCTGCTGCTCGCGGCGGGGGCGACTTCCGACCTGGCGGACCGTGACGGGGTGACCGCCCTGGAACACGCGCGGCGCCGCGGCTACGGCGGGATGGTGGCCCTCCTGGCGGCGGCACACTGA
- a CDS encoding SDR family NAD(P)-dependent oxidoreductase, with product MDPFGSEMRTPRLRGRVVVVTGAAGGIGRAVALMAAGEGARLVLADVDRGGGEETARALSGGGGEALFVPCDVSDAAQVRHLMDEASRHFGGLDVLVNNAGIAGDAVPLHDLDPDAWDRVIAVNLRGPFLCAKYALPLLMRGGGGVIVNVASTYGLIGAPLAPAYCASKGGLVNLTRQLAVDYGGRGVRVNAVCPGYVDTDMGGHRARLPEAERQAAQQRREANAARQPLGRQAHADEIARAVVFLASGDSSFMTGSVVTVDGGCTATFNHGTG from the coding sequence ATGGACCCGTTCGGCTCGGAGATGAGGACCCCACGCCTGCGGGGCCGCGTGGTGGTCGTGACCGGAGCGGCCGGCGGCATCGGCCGGGCCGTCGCCCTGATGGCCGCGGGGGAGGGCGCCCGCCTGGTCCTCGCGGACGTCGACCGCGGGGGCGGTGAGGAGACGGCCCGGGCTCTCTCGGGCGGGGGCGGGGAGGCCCTGTTCGTGCCCTGCGACGTGTCCGACGCGGCCCAGGTTCGCCACCTGATGGACGAGGCCAGCCGCCACTTCGGCGGCCTCGACGTGCTGGTCAACAACGCCGGGATCGCGGGCGACGCCGTGCCGCTGCACGACCTCGACCCCGACGCCTGGGACCGGGTGATCGCCGTCAACCTGCGCGGGCCCTTCCTGTGCGCGAAGTACGCCCTGCCCCTCCTGATGCGGGGCGGTGGGGGCGTGATCGTGAACGTCGCCTCGACCTACGGCCTGATCGGCGCGCCCCTCGCCCCGGCGTACTGCGCCTCCAAGGGGGGCCTCGTGAATCTCACCCGCCAGCTCGCCGTGGACTACGGGGGGCGGGGCGTCCGCGTGAACGCGGTCTGCCCGGGCTACGTCGACACCGACATGGGCGGGCACCGCGCCCGGCTCCCCGAGGCCGAACGTCAGGCCGCCCAACAAAGACGCGAGGCGAACGCGGCCCGCCAGCCCCTCGGCCGCCAGGCCCACGCCGACGAGATCGCCCGCGCCGTCGTGTTCCTGGCCTCGGGTGACAGCTCGTTCATGACGGGCTCGGTCGTCACGGTCGACGGGGGCTGCACCGCCACCTTCAACCACGGCACAGGCTGA
- a CDS encoding zinc-dependent alcohol dehydrogenase family protein, with translation MRAALYREFRARPELVTVPDPTPPVDGVVVQVGATGVCRSDWHGWMGHDPDITLPHVPGHELAGTVVAVGRGVRGWRVGDRVTVPFVSGCGRCPECRSGHQQVCERQFQPGFTHWGSFAEYVALHHAEGNLVRLPDALDFVTAASLGCRFATSFRAVVQQGRVRAGEWVAVHGCGGVGLSAVMIAAAVGARVVAVDIDDEKLALARELGAEVVLNSRTTPDVVGAIRDLTAGGVRVSLDALGHPQTCFQSVESLRTRGRHVQVGLLLGEQRHPPLPMDRVIARELEIYGSHGMAAHAYPEMLGLIERGALRPERLIGRRIGLEDAPDALVTMDRFPGAGVTVVELSAGQGA, from the coding sequence ATGCGAGCCGCCTTGTACCGCGAGTTCAGAGCCCGCCCCGAACTCGTCACCGTCCCCGACCCCACACCCCCGGTCGATGGCGTGGTCGTTCAGGTCGGCGCGACGGGCGTGTGCCGCAGCGACTGGCACGGGTGGATGGGCCACGACCCCGACATCACCCTGCCCCACGTGCCCGGTCACGAACTCGCCGGGACGGTGGTAGCGGTGGGGCGGGGCGTGCGGGGCTGGCGGGTGGGCGACCGGGTGACCGTGCCCTTCGTCTCGGGGTGCGGGCGCTGCCCGGAGTGCCGCTCGGGACATCAGCAGGTGTGCGAGCGCCAGTTTCAGCCCGGCTTCACCCACTGGGGCTCCTTCGCCGAGTACGTGGCCCTGCACCACGCGGAGGGGAACCTCGTGCGGCTGCCGGACGCGCTCGACTTCGTGACGGCGGCGAGCCTGGGGTGCCGCTTCGCCACGTCCTTCCGGGCGGTGGTTCAGCAGGGACGGGTGCGGGCCGGGGAGTGGGTGGCGGTGCACGGCTGCGGCGGGGTGGGGCTCTCGGCCGTGATGATCGCCGCGGCGGTCGGGGCGCGGGTGGTCGCGGTGGACATCGACGACGAGAAACTGGCGCTGGCCCGCGAACTCGGGGCCGAGGTGGTTCTCAACAGCCGCACGACCCCGGACGTGGTGGGAGCGATCCGGGACCTGACCGCCGGGGGAGTGCGCGTGTCGCTCGACGCGCTGGGACACCCGCAGACGTGCTTCCAGTCCGTCGAGAGCCTGCGAACCCGGGGGCGGCACGTGCAGGTGGGGCTCCTGCTGGGCGAGCAGCGGCATCCCCCGCTTCCGATGGACCGGGTGATCGCGCGGGAGCTGGAGATTTACGGCAGCCACGGCATGGCCGCGCACGCCTACCCCGAGATGCTGGGATTGATCGAGCGGGGGGCCCTGCGGCCGGAGCGCCTGATCGGCCGCAGGATCGGGCTGGAGGACGCCCCGGACGCTCTGGTGACGATGGACCGCTTCCCGGGTGCGGGCGTGACGGTGGTCGAGCTTTCCGCGGGGCAGGGCGCCTGA
- a CDS encoding amidase — MDDDVLFLSVAELGRRYRDGSLSPGEVTRFTLERIERLNPVLNAFITVTAERALLEAERAEAELRGGLDRGPLHGVPVALKDLVDVAGVPTTCGSRIWADHVPERDAAVTTRLETAGAVLVGKTNLLEFAYGIVHPDHGQTNNPWDVSRTAGGSSGGSAAAVAAGLCFAAVGTDTGGSIRIPAAYCGVAGLKPSYGLVELDGVFPLSWSLDHAGPLARTSEDARVLLEVLTGRSFALERDLSGLRVGVLRTHTEGAEVEAGVRDVFGRACGVLREVGAVVTDVEVPGLDLADAALLNVLLPEASAVHARWIAERPEDYAPATRAQLELGFAVPAVTHVRAGQYRRHLARSFARVFGEVEAILTPTAPWVAPQEDPAVVEGEGAAEARRTGPHNLTGFPAHSVNGGFDRAGLPVGLQIVTPAGEDALALWLGGRLEGLLGSVRRPPDPA, encoded by the coding sequence GTGGATGACGACGTGCTCTTCCTCTCCGTCGCCGAGCTGGGCAGGCGTTACCGGGACGGCTCCCTCTCTCCCGGTGAGGTCACGCGGTTTACCCTGGAACGTATAGAACGGCTGAACCCCGTCCTGAACGCCTTCATCACCGTCACGGCGGAGCGGGCGCTTCTGGAGGCAGAGCGGGCCGAGGCGGAGTTGCGCGGCGGCCTGGACCGGGGGCCGCTGCACGGGGTCCCCGTCGCCCTCAAGGACCTCGTGGACGTGGCGGGGGTGCCCACGACCTGCGGCTCGCGCATCTGGGCGGACCATGTGCCCGAGCGGGACGCGGCCGTCACGACCCGGTTAGAGACGGCGGGCGCGGTGCTCGTCGGCAAGACGAACCTGCTGGAGTTCGCCTACGGGATCGTCCACCCGGACCACGGGCAGACGAACAACCCCTGGGACGTGTCGCGCACGGCGGGCGGGTCAAGCGGGGGCTCGGCGGCGGCAGTCGCGGCGGGGCTGTGCTTCGCGGCGGTGGGGACGGATACGGGCGGCTCGATCCGCATCCCGGCGGCCTACTGCGGGGTGGCGGGGCTCAAGCCGAGTTATGGGCTGGTGGAGCTGGACGGGGTTTTCCCCCTCTCGTGGTCCCTCGACCACGCGGGTCCCCTCGCCCGCACGAGCGAGGACGCGCGGGTGCTGCTGGAGGTGCTGACGGGGCGCTCCTTCGCGCTGGAACGGGACCTGAGCGGGCTGCGGGTGGGGGTGCTGCGGACCCACACCGAGGGGGCGGAGGTGGAGGCCGGGGTGAGGGACGTGTTCGGCCGGGCCTGCGGGGTATTGCGGGAGGTGGGCGCCGTCGTGACCGACGTTGAGGTGCCGGGGCTCGACCTCGCCGACGCCGCGCTGCTGAACGTCCTGCTTCCCGAGGCGAGCGCGGTTCACGCCCGCTGGATCGCGGAACGGCCGGAGGACTACGCCCCCGCCACCCGCGCCCAGCTCGAACTCGGCTTTGCGGTGCCCGCCGTGACGCACGTGCGCGCCGGGCAGTACCGCCGCCACCTGGCCCGCAGCTTCGCACGGGTCTTCGGGGAGGTCGAGGCCATCCTGACCCCGACCGCTCCCTGGGTCGCCCCGCAGGAGGATCCGGCGGTGGTGGAGGGCGAGGGCGCGGCGGAGGCGCGGCGCACCGGGCCGCACAACCTCACGGGCTTTCCGGCCCACAGCGTGAACGGGGGCTTTGACCGGGCGGGGCTGCCGGTCGGCCTCCAGATCGTCACACCTGCCGGGGAGGACGCGCTGGCGCTGTGGCTGGGCGGCAGGCTGGAGGGGCTCCTGGGAAGCGTGCGGCGGCCCCCCGACCCCGCCTGA
- a CDS encoding ABC transporter substrate-binding protein, protein MRTLPGRATLLLASCLLASVSLSAQTPAPQRGGTLTYGRYADSLLLDPVFTDANLDIWILTNLYDTLIQTGPGGKGLRPGLASSYGFSGDGKTLTLTLRPGVTFSDGSPVTADDVKFSLDRARKPDNGAWNFLLGSIASVTARGNQVVLSLKNPDPSLTAALATFNSAIVPRKLYANAPGKTDAERARAVGERPVGSGPFVLSEWKRGSSMTLKRNPRYWQKGADGQPLPYLDAVRFEIIPDDNTRILKLQAGELQGAEFIPFSRVAELKANPKLNMQLFPSTRVTFVVLNNRPRLKDGSANPLANVKLRQALNYATDKKALIGLVTFGNGKPMGSYLSSATPLFSPQNTYTFDLNKAKQLFAASGAKPGLSLSLQVVAGNADQLALATALQQMWGQLGVQLKIEQLESATANGRYQANDFQMQMNYWNDDIADPNELTAYAAVYSSAESFHTGFQSKEVDSLFAQSQRETDPARRAALYKRIQNLYVNAAPMVFLYEQPFPVALAKNVRGFVQTPLGNNVFVNTYLAK, encoded by the coding sequence ATGCGAACCCTTCCTGGCCGCGCCACCCTCTTGCTCGCTTCCTGCCTGCTCGCCTCCGTCAGCCTGAGCGCACAGACTCCGGCCCCGCAGCGCGGCGGCACGCTGACGTACGGGCGCTACGCGGATTCGCTGCTGCTCGACCCGGTGTTCACGGACGCGAACCTCGACATCTGGATTCTGACCAACCTCTACGACACGCTGATCCAGACGGGGCCGGGGGGCAAGGGGCTGCGGCCCGGCCTGGCGTCGAGTTACGGCTTCTCGGGGGACGGGAAGACCTTGACTCTCACCCTCCGCCCCGGCGTGACCTTTTCGGACGGCTCGCCCGTGACCGCCGACGACGTGAAGTTCTCGCTCGACCGGGCGCGCAAGCCCGACAACGGGGCGTGGAACTTCCTGCTCGGGAGCATCGCCAGCGTGACGGCGAGGGGCAATCAGGTCGTGCTCTCCCTCAAGAACCCCGACCCCTCCCTCACGGCGGCGCTGGCGACCTTCAACTCGGCCATCGTGCCCCGCAAGCTCTATGCGAACGCGCCCGGCAAGACGGACGCCGAGCGGGCGCGGGCGGTGGGGGAGAGGCCGGTCGGCTCCGGCCCCTTCGTCCTGAGCGAGTGGAAGCGCGGCTCCTCCATGACCCTCAAGCGCAACCCGCGTTACTGGCAGAAGGGGGCGGACGGCCAGCCCCTGCCGTACCTCGACGCCGTGCGCTTCGAGATCATCCCCGACGACAATACCCGCATCCTCAAACTCCAGGCGGGCGAGTTGCAGGGCGCCGAGTTCATCCCCTTCTCGCGGGTGGCGGAGCTCAAGGCCAATCCCAAGCTCAACATGCAGCTCTTCCCCTCGACGCGGGTGACGTTCGTGGTGCTCAACAACCGCCCGAGGCTCAAGGACGGGTCGGCCAATCCGCTCGCCAACGTCAAGCTGCGGCAGGCGCTGAACTACGCGACGGACAAGAAGGCCCTGATCGGGCTCGTGACCTTCGGGAACGGCAAGCCGATGGGGTCGTACCTGTCGAGCGCCACGCCCCTTTTCTCGCCGCAGAACACGTACACGTTCGACCTGAACAAGGCCAAGCAGCTTTTCGCGGCCTCGGGGGCGAAGCCGGGCCTGTCCCTCTCCCTCCAGGTCGTGGCGGGGAACGCGGATCAACTCGCGCTGGCGACCGCCCTTCAGCAGATGTGGGGGCAACTCGGCGTTCAGCTCAAGATCGAACAGCTTGAGAGCGCGACCGCCAACGGGCGCTACCAGGCGAACGACTTCCAGATGCAGATGAACTACTGGAACGACGACATCGCCGATCCCAACGAACTCACGGCCTACGCGGCGGTCTACAGCTCCGCCGAGTCCTTCCACACGGGGTTTCAAAGTAAAGAGGTGGACAGCCTCTTCGCCCAGAGCCAGCGCGAGACCGACCCCGCGCGGCGCGCGGCCCTCTACAAGCGCATCCAGAACCTCTACGTGAACGCCGCCCCGATGGTCTTCCTGTACGAGCAGCCCTTCCCGGTGGCGCTGGCGAAGAACGTGCGCGGCTTCGTGCAGACGCCCCTGGGCAACAACGTCTTCGTCAATACCTACCTCGCCAAATGA
- a CDS encoding ABC transporter substrate-binding protein, protein MNRFARLTLALGAALTLGSSLAVTRGGTLVYGRYADSLFLDPVLNDANLDIWILTNLYDTLLQPSPDGRSVRPGLATRQVVSPDGKTMTLTLRPGIRFANGTPITAGDVKWSLDRARNPNNGAWNGSLASINSITAQGNTVVLNLKNPDPTLPAALATFNAAIMPQKLFTAAPGGTDAEKAKAFAEKPVGSGPFVLSEWKRGSYMVLKRNPYYWQRGEDGKALPYLDAVRFEIIPDDNTRILKLQAGELQGAEFIPLSRVAELRNNPRINMQLFPSTKVNNILMNNRPKLNSGAANPMSDVRVRQALNYATNKDALIQVVTYGTGKPMRSYMSATTPLFAAQPGYPYDVNRARQLLQAAGFGNGFEVTCLATSGSADDLALLTALQQMWGQVGVRLKIEQLDAATKTARYRANDFQMRTAAWTNDINDPSQITSYFAIYDNVESLHTGFKNAEVERLFAQSQAETSAINRASQYRRIQDIYMKAAPIVFLYETPYPVALAKNVRNFVQIPLGNNIFTATSLEK, encoded by the coding sequence ATGAACCGATTCGCCCGCCTGACGCTCGCCCTCGGTGCCGCCCTGACCCTCGGTTCCTCGCTCGCCGTGACGCGGGGCGGAACGCTGGTGTATGGCCGCTACGCCGACTCGCTCTTTCTCGACCCGGTGCTCAACGACGCCAACCTCGACATCTGGATTCTGACCAACCTCTACGACACGCTGCTCCAGCCCAGCCCGGACGGCCGCAGTGTCCGGCCCGGCCTCGCCACCCGCCAGGTGGTGAGCCCCGACGGCAAGACGATGACGCTGACCCTGCGGCCGGGCATCCGGTTCGCCAACGGCACGCCCATCACCGCCGGGGACGTGAAGTGGTCCCTCGACCGGGCGCGCAACCCGAATAACGGCGCGTGGAACGGCTCGCTGGCCTCGATCAACTCGATCACCGCCCAGGGCAACACGGTCGTGCTGAACCTCAAGAACCCCGACCCCACCCTGCCCGCCGCGCTGGCGACCTTCAACGCGGCGATCATGCCGCAAAAGCTCTTCACCGCCGCCCCCGGCGGGACCGACGCCGAGAAGGCCAAGGCGTTCGCGGAAAAGCCCGTCGGCTCGGGCCCCTTCGTCCTGAGCGAGTGGAAGCGCGGCTCGTACATGGTCCTCAAGCGCAACCCCTACTACTGGCAGCGCGGCGAGGACGGCAAGGCCCTGCCGTACCTCGACGCCGTGCGTTTCGAGATCATCCCCGACGACAACACGCGCATCCTCAAGTTGCAGGCGGGCGAGTTGCAGGGCGCCGAGTTCATCCCGCTCTCGCGCGTGGCGGAGCTGCGGAACAACCCCCGGATCAACATGCAGCTCTTCCCCTCCACCAAGGTCAACAACATCCTGATGAACAACCGCCCGAAGCTGAATAGCGGGGCGGCCAACCCGATGTCCGACGTGCGGGTGCGGCAGGCGCTGAACTACGCGACGAACAAGGACGCCCTGATCCAGGTCGTGACCTACGGGACGGGCAAGCCGATGCGGTCGTACATGTCGGCCACCACGCCGCTGTTCGCCGCGCAGCCGGGCTACCCCTACGACGTGAACAGGGCCAGGCAGCTCCTCCAGGCGGCGGGCTTCGGCAACGGCTTCGAGGTGACCTGCCTCGCCACCTCGGGGAGCGCCGACGACCTCGCGCTGCTCACGGCCCTCCAGCAGATGTGGGGGCAGGTCGGCGTGCGGCTCAAGATCGAGCAGCTCGACGCGGCCACGAAGACGGCCCGCTACCGCGCCAACGACTTCCAGATGCGGACCGCCGCGTGGACGAACGACATCAACGACCCCAGCCAGATCACGAGCTACTTCGCGATCTACGACAACGTGGAGAGCCTGCACACCGGCTTCAAGAATGCCGAGGTGGAGAGGCTTTTCGCGCAGAGCCAGGCCGAGACGAGCGCCATCAACCGCGCCTCCCAGTACCGCCGCATTCAGGACATCTACATGAAAGCCGCGCCCATCGTCTTCCTGTACGAGACGCCGTACCCGGTCGCGCTGGCGAAGAACGTCCGCAACTTCGTGCAGATTCCGCTGGGCAACAACATCTTCACGGCCACGTCGCTGGAGAAGTGA
- a CDS encoding ABC transporter permease, whose amino-acid sequence MRWTYVLTRLLQMIPTLILAAVLVFILVRLLPGDPASAILGDRATPEIVERTRRELGLDQPLVVQFARFAGRLLQGDFGISTSLKVPVLRLIAERLPVTLFLTVYAAVLGALLAVPLAVLAAVRRNTWVDGVIRAVFQVGLSLPVFYIALQLLTLLGARLGWFPIGGYGETFGEHLYYLFLPALTLGFNLAAVLMRTLRASVIEVLTAEYVDFARAKGLRSRVIMTRHVLRNAMISTVTLLGLNIGALIGGAVITESVFAIPGVGRLMVDAIFGRDYPVIQGLTLMFAVLVSLVFLMTDLVHARLDPRAQHA is encoded by the coding sequence ATGCGATGGACCTACGTCCTCACGCGCCTGCTGCAAATGATTCCCACGCTGATTCTCGCGGCGGTGCTGGTGTTCATCCTGGTGCGGCTGCTGCCCGGCGACCCGGCGAGCGCCATCCTGGGCGACCGCGCCACGCCCGAGATCGTGGAGCGCACCCGGCGTGAACTCGGCCTCGATCAGCCGCTGGTCGTGCAGTTCGCGCGGTTCGCCGGGCGGCTGCTCCAGGGCGATTTCGGGATCAGCACCAGCCTCAAGGTGCCCGTGCTGCGACTCATCGCCGAGCGGCTGCCCGTCACGCTGTTTCTCACCGTGTACGCCGCCGTCCTGGGGGCGCTGCTGGCGGTGCCGCTCGCGGTGCTGGCGGCGGTGCGGAGGAACACCTGGGTGGACGGGGTGATCCGGGCGGTCTTTCAGGTCGGCCTCTCGCTGCCGGTGTTCTACATCGCCCTGCAACTGCTCACCCTGCTGGGCGCGCGGCTGGGGTGGTTTCCCATCGGCGGGTACGGTGAGACCTTCGGCGAGCACCTGTACTACCTCTTCCTGCCTGCCCTGACGCTGGGCTTCAACCTCGCGGCGGTGCTCATGCGGACCCTGCGCGCCTCGGTGATCGAGGTGCTGACCGCCGAGTACGTGGATTTTGCAAGAGCAAAAGGGTTGCGTTCGCGGGTGATCATGACGCGGCACGTCCTGAGGAACGCGATGATCTCCACCGTCACGCTGCTCGGGCTGAACATCGGGGCGCTGATCGGCGGGGCGGTGATCACCGAGAGCGTGTTCGCCATCCCGGGCGTCGGGCGGCTGATGGTGGACGCGATCTTCGGGCGCGATTATCCGGTGATCCAGGGGTTGACGCTGATGTTCGCGGTGCTCGTCTCCCTCGTCTTCCTGATGACCGACCTCGTGCACGCCCGCCTCGACCCGAGGGCGCAACATGCTTAG
- a CDS encoding ABC transporter permease, producing the protein MLRGADAAATAPLPRASARRFRPKPTLVAGLAILGVLIFAALFPGALATHSPTDFDYTAILKGPSGAHLFGTDNFGRDVYSRVVYGARIDLQIALFTTLFPFLFGSLMGAVTGFTGGWLDAVFGRLADLVVVFPFLVLVIAIVAVLGPGLGNLYLAVSAVGWVTYWRLVRGEVLAQKRAEYAQAARVMGYSPSRTLLRHLLPNAITPSIVYLMTDMSLGILLGASLGYLGLGAQPPTPEWGVMVADGKNFMASAWWVSTFPGLALTLAGVGFSLIGDGLADALRPRS; encoded by the coding sequence ATGCTTAGGGGCGCGGACGCGGCGGCCACCGCACCGCTGCCGAGGGCCTCGGCGCGGCGCTTCCGGCCCAAGCCGACCCTGGTCGCGGGGCTCGCCATCCTCGGCGTGCTGATCTTCGCGGCGCTGTTTCCCGGCGCCCTCGCCACGCACAGCCCCACCGACTTCGACTACACCGCGATCCTCAAGGGGCCGAGTGGGGCGCACCTCTTCGGCACCGACAACTTCGGGCGCGACGTGTACTCGCGGGTGGTGTACGGGGCGAGGATCGACCTCCAGATCGCCCTGTTCACGACCCTCTTTCCCTTCCTGTTCGGCAGTCTGATGGGCGCGGTGACGGGCTTCACGGGCGGGTGGCTCGACGCGGTGTTCGGGCGGCTGGCCGATCTGGTGGTCGTGTTTCCCTTCCTGGTGCTCGTGATCGCCATCGTCGCGGTGCTGGGGCCGGGGCTCGGCAATCTCTATCTGGCGGTGAGTGCGGTGGGCTGGGTGACCTACTGGCGGCTGGTGCGCGGGGAGGTGCTGGCGCAGAAGAGGGCCGAGTACGCCCAGGCCGCGCGGGTGATGGGCTACAGCCCGTCGCGCACGCTGCTGCGCCACCTGCTGCCGAACGCGATCACGCCGAGCATCGTCTACCTGATGACCGACATGAGCCTGGGTATCCTGCTCGGGGCGTCGCTGGGGTACCTGGGCCTGGGCGCGCAGCCGCCGACCCCCGAGTGGGGCGTGATGGTCGCGGACGGCAAAAACTTCATGGCGAGCGCGTGGTGGGTCTCGACCTTCCCCGGCCTGGCGCTGACGCTCGCGGGCGTCGGCTTCAGCCTGATCGGCGACGGCCTCGCGGACGCCCTGAGGCCCCGGTCATGA
- a CDS encoding ABC transporter ATP-binding protein — MTATLTDTTLSVRDLQVRFVTPRGVLNAVRGVTFDLRPGEVLGLVGESGSGKSVTLRALLRLHRPPTQVSGEVHWNGQNLLALPEPRLRSVRGGQIGMIFQEPMTALNPVLTVGEQIGENLREHARLTGRSARERATELLDLVGIPAPAARLRDYPHQFSGGMRQRAMIAIALASEPRVLLADEPTTALDVTIQDQILRLLLRLRDQMGMSLILVTHDLGVVAQTCDRVAVMYAGKLVETAPVQGLFRAPKHAYTLGLLRSLPEGGDRRVPLQPIPGSPPNLLALQDACPFVPRCAYATLKCQVGEPPLIEVAPGRFSACVHHEELPRPEVRG, encoded by the coding sequence ATGACGGCGACGCTGACGGACACGACCCTCTCCGTGCGCGACCTCCAGGTGCGCTTCGTCACCCCACGCGGGGTCCTGAACGCGGTCCGCGGCGTGACCTTCGACCTGCGACCCGGCGAGGTGCTGGGGCTGGTAGGTGAGTCGGGCTCAGGCAAAAGCGTGACCCTGCGGGCCCTGCTGCGGCTGCACCGGCCACCCACGCAGGTGAGCGGGGAGGTGCACTGGAACGGGCAGAACCTCCTGGCCCTCCCCGAGCCCCGGCTGCGCTCCGTGCGCGGCGGGCAGATCGGCATGATCTTTCAGGAGCCGATGACGGCCCTCAATCCCGTGCTGACGGTGGGCGAGCAGATCGGCGAGAACCTGCGGGAACACGCCCGGCTGACGGGCCGCTCGGCGCGGGAGCGGGCGACCGAACTCCTCGACCTGGTGGGCATTCCCGCCCCCGCCGCGAGACTGCGCGACTACCCCCACCAGTTCTCGGGCGGGATGCGCCAGAGGGCCATGATCGCCATCGCGCTCGCCTCCGAGCCGAGGGTGCTCCTCGCGGACGAGCCCACCACCGCGCTCGACGTGACGATCCAGGATCAGATTCTGCGGTTGCTGCTCCGGCTGCGCGACCAGATGGGCATGAGCCTGATTCTCGTCACGCACGACCTCGGGGTGGTGGCGCAGACCTGCGACCGGGTGGCGGTGATGTACGCGGGGAAGCTGGTGGAGACGGCGCCCGTCCAGGGGCTCTTCCGCGCGCCGAAACACGCCTACACCCTGGGCCTGCTGCGCTCGCTGCCGGAGGGGGGAGACCGCCGGGTGCCCCTCCAGCCCATCCCCGGCTCGCCGCCCAACCTGCTCGCCCTTCAGGACGCCTGCCCCTTCGTGCCGCGCTGTGCCTACGCGACCCTCAAGTGTCAGGTCGGGGAGCCGCCGCTTATTGAGGTCGCCCCCGGTCGCTTCAGCGCCTGCGTCCACCACGAAGAGCTGCCGAGGCCGGAGGTGCGGGGATGA